From a single Bacteroidales bacterium genomic region:
- a CDS encoding sulfide/dihydroorotate dehydrogenase-like FAD/NAD-binding protein, which yields MFQIVRKQEMAQGTIIRFDINAPKIAKKIKAGQFIILRVNEFGERIPLTVADKDEFAGIITIIFQVVGKTTALMRSLEEGDSIKDVVGPLGKPAEVENLGTVIMVGGGTGVAILHHVAKAIKEAGNHVIGIIGAKEKNMLILENEMEAICDELVITTDDGSYGERGFVTQPLQKYLEERHDINLVYAIGPIVMMKNVCKMTKKFKIKTIASLNPIMIDGTGMCGGCRVKVANETKFCCVDGPDFNGHDVDFEELEKRNSLYLKDEKDSLLFSIKKN from the coding sequence ATGTTTCAAATTGTTAGAAAACAAGAAATGGCTCAGGGTACTATTATACGTTTTGATATAAATGCACCAAAAATTGCAAAAAAAATTAAAGCAGGACAGTTTATTATTCTCCGTGTAAATGAATTCGGAGAAAGAATTCCATTAACAGTTGCTGATAAAGATGAATTTGCAGGAATAATAACTATTATATTTCAGGTTGTCGGAAAAACTACTGCTTTAATGCGATCTCTTGAAGAGGGAGATTCGATTAAAGATGTTGTAGGACCACTCGGCAAACCTGCTGAAGTTGAAAACTTAGGTACAGTTATAATGGTAGGAGGAGGAACAGGTGTTGCAATTCTTCACCATGTAGCTAAAGCTATTAAAGAGGCAGGAAATCATGTAATTGGTATTATCGGTGCTAAAGAAAAGAATATGCTAATATTGGAAAATGAAATGGAAGCTATTTGTGATGAATTAGTAATAACAACTGATGATGGCAGTTATGGAGAAAGAGGATTTGTAACTCAACCTTTACAAAAATATTTGGAAGAAAGACATGATATTAATTTAGTATATGCAATTGGGCCTATTGTTATGATGAAGAATGTTTGTAAAATGACTAAAAAATTTAAAATAAAAACAATTGCTAGCCTAAATCCTATAATGATTGATGGAACAGGTATGTGTGGAGGTTGTCGGGTAAAGGTTGCAAATGAAACAAAATTTTGTTGTGTTGACGGCCCCGATTTTAATGGTCATGATGTAGATTTTGAAGAACTCGAAAAAAGAAATTCCTTATATTTAAAAGACGAAAAAGATTCTTTACTATTCTCAATTAAGAAAAATTAA